The following proteins are co-located in the Colletotrichum lupini chromosome 4, complete sequence genome:
- a CDS encoding emopamil binding protein, translated as MSNTSSTLPPDLFDQTTLISLAATVVLLSIAIAVSRRVLHPATSTSYRVLFIWHAFDALIHFFLEGSFLYHCFFSYIPLADVPDADLSGFHPTPANFLGHSDRIYGAQAGGNNPFAQLWMVYARADKRWAGADLGVISLELLTVFGAGPLAVWICYSIAKRDPKVNIWMIVIATAELYGGFMTFCPEWLTGNIYLDTSNFMYLWVYLVFFNMLWVFIPIYAIYVAYGEISAAFKAQGVRKNL; from the exons ATGTCCAACACATCTTCAACCTTGCCGCCGGATCTGTTCGATCAGACAACGCTCATTTCCCTGGCAGCAACCGTCGTCCTCTTGTCCATAGCTATCGCTGTGTCTCGTCGAGTCCTCCACCCCGCCACATCGACGAGCTATCGCGTCCTCTTCATCTGGCACGCCTTTGATGCTTTGATCCACTTCTTCCTCGAGGGCAGCTTCCTCTATCACTGCTTCTTCTCTTACATCCCTCTCGCCGACGTGCCCGACGCCGACCTCAGCGGTTTCCACCCGACCCCGGCCAATTTCCTCGGTCATTCAGATCGCATCTATGGCGCCCAAGCGGGCGGAAACAATCCCTTTGCGCAGTTGTGGATGGTTTATGCGCGGGCTGATAAGAGATGGGCCGGCGCGGACTTG GGTGTGATTTCGTTGGAGCTCTTAACGGTGTTCGGCGCCGGACCGCTGGCGGTGTGGATCTGCTACAGCATTGCTAAGCGTGACCCCAAGGTCAACATTTGGATGATTGTCATCGCAACGGCGGAGCTTTATGGCG GATTCATGACCTTCTGCCCCGAATGGCTGACCGGCAACATCTACTTGGACACGAGCAACTTCATGTACCTTTGGGTGTACCTCGTCTTCTTCAATATGCTATGGGTTTTTATCCCGATATATGCCATCTACGTGGCATATGGAGAGATTTCTGCTGCTTTCAAGGCCCAAGGCGTCAGGAAGAACCTATGA
- a CDS encoding glucose-repressible protein, giving the protein MEGPQGATWATSWSFSIEISLWLLGIGHTIHPQLPLTGVTAKDVTVYDDISSVHMIDPERLCQMGDKPDRHGPNYCIRELDKESNEGEGQTDGGATCDVPSHAMMEREVPPSLSGATSARQKGTTPKRGSSCLPSIQEGASRLLPTCYINLFFPPPLPQSLSSSSHSQSINFQYKQTTPPTNPPNNPTYFTMETIKNAANYVSESVQQAGATASKETNKQVAKDDNVSIGNRASAAKDAVGDKIDESKHDFKGEGYKEQAKH; this is encoded by the exons ATGGAAGGTCCGCAAGGAGCCACCTGGGCCACCTCTTGGTCATTTTCGATAGAGATCTCCCTTTGGCTTCTGGGCATTGGCCATACGATCCATCCTCAACTCCCACTAACTGGAGTAACTGCGAAGGATGTCACAGTCTATGACGACATTTCTTCAGTTCACATGATAGACCCTGAGCGTCTTTGCCAGATGGG AGACAAGCCCGATAGGCACGGCCCAAACTATTGCATTCGGGAACTTGACAAGGAATCAAACGAGGGGGAGGGGCAGACAGACGGAGGGGCAACCTGCGATGTACCTTCCCATGCTATGATGGAGCGGGAGGTACCTCCTTCCTTGAG CGGGGCAACTTCCGCAAGGCAGAAAGGCACCACGCCGAAAAGAGGCAGCAGCTGCCTTCCCTCCATACAAGAGGGCGCCTCGAGACTGCTGCCAACTTgttatataaacctcttctTCCCACCACCACTACCACAATCTCTCTCCTCTTCATCACACTCACAATCAATCAACTTTCAATACAAACAAACAACACCACCAACCAACCCACCAAACAACCCAACCTACTTCACAATGGAGACCATCAAGAACGCCGCCAACTACGTTTCCGAGTCTGTCCAGCAGGCCGGTGCCACCGCCTCCAAGGAGACCAACAAGCAGGTCGCCAAGGACGACAACGTCTCCATCGGCAACCG TGCCTCCGCTGCCAAGGACGCCGTTGGCGACAAGATCGACGAGTCCAAGCACGACTTCAAGGGCGAGGGATACAAGGAGCAGGCCAAGCACTAA